A region from the Musa acuminata AAA Group cultivar baxijiao chromosome BXJ1-10, Cavendish_Baxijiao_AAA, whole genome shotgun sequence genome encodes:
- the LOC135596025 gene encoding uncharacterized protein LOC135596025 — MAAAMESFSIREYAARMRNVDYERCWPFAEERAERSLPPMPVRKFRWWVEELRAVPSGGKKDGEADDVVEPEEKAAVDVATGVPVVESTGVGRAGGGNVPAEQRQAKNLPSKPKPRTPKKRSILELFAVAPPVRGGVQEQDLRDGAGGKLQPQGEEAAGAKTNLGVEDGGVLVEMRKRKKRVKDGEKMPREKIGANKKWKTKAKMTNKKKLNVEIRAAKKENCKLKMSSLVDMSKILKSKRYEKKFGKMHNRLVCNQAKPATIRTLLKKHIFRFVQTSKLISRNQEAARAPPVHSIFKKRKRGTSTKKRKAIENKKGSDLVEHCCESAKQLSFSGKNGKLVHGRSCLPLKLPHLQTLCKMVSDVLAASSTMDNLNKCPSVTEGAHWNLNDTEGQLNLNDNGVVASNGETSEASSEEQLDGTFDHPTPSNSSVTKRSPLAELVDLNHPVKDHVDLNSVGLDGSTMTPTPMFSGDLKVPGPMNKCALASDPGTSQIHSFSPIFNHTNHLHNPGNAVSVSDTKSALSLTRKQDQHHWVSCLDQSYLDSIYMQTRMMDPRNNTCIGFPEYRSMYHIPKDMLISNHSSVGSKATVEPSQGLGPIWRVNDTEEGFIGLPLNSQGELIELNPGTRYGFCEVDEMPNSALNSLQILPSSTRFQPQSSHVRMKGKYPFLSSYHDDEQNWFLKQHYPARKLVISESGSVALQGVEKVRCQSHDGRPQLYHCDARQVELFCSRCKDHLVTENCFDRMRLYSEKDMEQGSRPAIQPTMRLMGKNVTVGSCSKEHQGCNDKDWTDKEMVTTSNPTIREHDRPILKRWHEEECFRQEEYEASRNIPFSSLDVPSDNCHASADKLTSNHMHHGFGPNWMLNYGNPSSRGEHGIHIDFSQCPVPCQSFQNRASHSAVHSTTQAQSVDMGRSKTLQASHPRNFCQHMLINSTHCKHSQNVSYGIPSTTHPYINHVPVQTSSGHSLQRFPHWLLNATNQHPFVPYHPSAACQSCMIPANRGFPHSSPYTKSVIAFPSGNSNSSQTYGSYTPMSVVYPSSTATLTNNFSSASSTYGDNSKTTDGMRFNFAHVKSQDHSKRFRKRSAAKDDKIVERVKRPNLKLQEDLNAPTSLRREGLNGDQKDNIREPEVNVCVSRTVDVCLPVIDDGRDSVAISDGSLPLKSSHLRPGPVKLSAGAKHILRPNGSIDQENFRPIHSTVPFTQEASAAKDGSQEKAAKVYRF; from the exons ATGGCGGCGGCCATGGAGAGCTTCTCGATTCG AGAGTACGCGGCGAGGATGAGGAACGTCGACTACGAGAGGTGCTGGCCGTTCGCCGAGGAGAGAGCAGAGCGGTCTCTCCCTCCCATGCCGGTTAGGAAGTTCCGGTGGTGGGTGGAGGAGCTACGGGCGGTGCCATCCGGCGGCAAGAAGGACGGAGAGGCCGACGATGTGGTCGAACCGGAAGAGAAAGCTGCCGTGGACGTTGCTACCGGGGTACCAGTTGTCGAATCCACCGGTGTTGGCCGGGCGGGAGGCGGGAATGTTCCGGCGGAGCAGAGGCAGGCGAAGAATCTTCCCTCCAAGCCGAAGCCGAGAACGCCCAAGAAAAGGTCGATCCTCGAGCTTTTCGCGGTGGCCCCGCCGGTCCGTGGCGGCGTGCAAGAACAAGACCTCCGGGATGGGGCCGGCGGCAAACTGCAACCGCAAGGAGAGGAAGCAGCCGGTGCGAAGACCAATTTGGGGGTTGAGGACGGTGGGGTTTTGGTCGAGATGCGAAAAAGAAAGAAGCGGGTTAAAGACGGTGAGAAGATGCCGCGGGAAAAGATCGGGGCAAACAAAAAGTGGAAGACCAAGGCGAAGATGACGAATAAAAAGAAGCTCAATGTGGAGATCCGTGCTGCGAAAAAG GAGAACTGTAAGCTCAAAATGTCATCTCTAGTTGATATGAGCAAAATCCTCAAGAGCAAAAGGTACGAGAAGAAGTTTGGAAAGATGCATAATAGGCTTGTTTGTAACCAGGCAAAGCCAGCAACAATCAGAACTTTGCTAAAGAAACATATATTCAGATTTGTTCAGACGTCGAAACTGATATCCAGGAACCAGGAGGCAGCAAGGGCACCTCCTGTACATAGTATTTTCAAGAAACGAAAACGAGGCACTTCCACCAAGAAGAGAAAGGcaatagaaaataaaaagggCAGTGATCTTGTAGAACATTGTTGTGAATCAGCCAAACAACTGAGTTTCTCTGGTAAGAATGGTAAACTTGTGCATGGCAGAAGTTGTTTGCCTTTAAAGCTGCCACACTTGCAAACCCTTTGCAAAATGGTTTCTGATGTCTTGGCTGCATCTTCAACTATGGATAATTTGAATAAATGTCCATCTGTCACTGAGGGAGCTCACTGGAACTTGAATGACACAGAAGGTCAGCTGAACTTAAATGACAATGGAGTTGTTGCAAGTAATGGGGAGACAAGTGAAGCTTCTTCAGAAGAGCAACTCGATGGTACTTTTGACCATCCTACTCCTTCGAACTCGTCAGTAACAAAGAGATCCCCTTTGGCTGAACTCGTGGACTTAAACCATCCAGTGAAGGATCATGTTGATTTAAATAGCGTTGGTTTGGATGGATCCACTATGACACCTACTCCCATGTTCTCAGGTGACCTGAAGGTTCCTGGGCCCATGAATAAGTGTGCGCTTGCTTCAGATCCTGGAACCTCTCAAATACACAGTTTTTCTCCAATATTCAATCATACAAACCATCTGCATAATCCCGGAAATGCTGTTTCGGTTTCTGATACAAAAAGTGCACTGAGCCTTACCAGAAAACAAGACCAGCACCATTGGGTTTCTTGTCTGGATCAAAGCTACTTGGATTCAATTTACATGCAAACTCGTATGATGGATCCAAGAAACAACACATGTATTGGCTTTCCAGAATATCGATCAATGTATCATATACCGAAAGATATGTTAATTAGCAATCATTCTTCAGTTGGATCAAAAGCTACTGTGGAGCCATCGCAAGGGCTGGGGCCTATTTGGAGGGTCAATGACACCGAGGAGGGTTTTATTGGATTGCCTCTTAATTCACAGGGAGAGCTTATCGAATTGAACCCAGGCACGAGGTATGGATTTTGTGAGGTCGATGAAATGCCAAACTCAGCCTTGAATTCACTTCAGATTCTTCCATCTTCCACTCGTTTTCAGCCCCAGTCTAGCCATGTTAGGATGAAAGGCAAATATCCTTTTTTGTCATCATACCATGACGATGAACAAAATTGGTTCTTGAAACAGCACTATCCTGCCAGAAAACTAGTGATATCTGAATCGGGTTCTGTTGCATTACAAGGTGTTGAAAAAGTGAGGTGTCAATCCCATGATGGAAGACCTCAATTGTACCACTGCGATGCAAGACAAGTGGAATTATTTTGTTCTCGGTGCAAAGATCATTTGGTAACAGAAAATTGCTTTGATAGGATGAGGCTTTATTCAGAGAAGGATATGGAGCAAGGGTCTCGTCCTGCTATCCAACCTACTATGCGCTTGATGGGTAAAAATGTCACAGTTGGTAGCTGCAGCAAAGAACACCAAGGATGTAATGATAAGGATTGGACTGACAAGGAAATGGTAACTACAAGCAACCCCACTATAAGGGAGCATGACAGACCTATTTTGAAGCGGTGGCATGAAGAGGAATGCTTTAGGCAAGAAGAATACGAGGCATCAAGGAATATCCCTTTTAGTTCATTGGACGTCCCTTCAGACAATTGTCATGCATCAGCAGATAAGCTTACATCTAACCATATGCATCATGGTTTTGGACCTAACTGGATGTTGAATTATGGAAATCCTTCAAGTCGTGGAGAACATGGTATTCATATTGATTTTTCTCAATGTCCAGTTCCATGCCAATCTTTTCAGAACAGAGCATCCCACTCTGCAGTCCATAGTACCACACAAGCTCAATCTGTTGATATGGGACGAAGTAAAACACTTCAGGCATCCCACCCCCGAAACTTTTGCCAGCATATGCTTATAAATTCAACCCATTGCAAGCACAGTCAAAATGTGTCTTACGGTATTCCATCAACTACCCATCCTTATATTAATCATGTGCCTGTCCAGACATCAAGTGGTCATTCTTTACAAAGATTTCCCCATTGGCTGTTAAATGCAACCAATCAGCATCCTTTTGTTCCTTATCATCCATCTGCTGCATGTCAGTCCTGCATGATACCAGCAAATAGAGGTTTCCCTCATTCTTCTCCATATACAAAGAGTGTAATAGCTTTCCCTTCAGGTAATAGCAACAGTTCTCAAACTTATGGCTCATACACTCCCATGTCTGTAGTTTACCCTTCTTCTACTGCAACCTTAACAAATAATTTCAGTTCAGCATCCTCAACCTATGGAGACAATAGCAAAACCACAGATGGCATGCGATTCAACTTTGCTCATGTTAAGAGTCAGGATCATTCCAAAAGATTTAGAAAAAGATCTGCAGCCAAAGATGACAAAATTGTGGAAAGAGTGAAGAGGCCTAACCTCAAACTGCAAGAAGACTTAAATGCTCCTACATCATTGAGAAGAGAAGGATTGAATGGAGACCAAAAAGATAATATAAGAGAACCAGAAGTCAATGTTTGTGTGAGTAGAACAGTAGATGTCTGTCTTCCAGTTATTGATGATGGGAGGGATAGTGTGGCAATTTCAGATGGGTCCTTGCCCTTAAAATCTAGTCATCTGAGGCCAGGACCTGTCAAACTTAGTGCAGGAGCAAAGCATATACTGAGGCCCAATGGAAGTATAGATCAGGAAAACTTCCGACCAATTCACTCGACTGTACCTTTTACTCAAGAAGCTAGTGCTGCCAAAGATGGTTCACAGGAGAAAGCAGCAAAAGTCTACAGGTTTTAG
- the LOC135596027 gene encoding agamous-like MADS-box protein MADS1 — protein sequence MGRGKIEIKRIENTTNRQVTFCKRRNGLLKKAYELSVLCDADVALIVFSSRGRLYEYATNSVKATIDRYKKACNGTTNTGFASEDNAQYYQQEASKLRQQINNLQSTNRSLMGESLGSMSLRDMKQLETRLEKGINKIRNKKNELLFAEIEYMQKREMELQNDNMYLRNKIAENERAQQQMSMLPSARTTEYEIMPPYDSRNFLQVNAVQPTQHYTHQQRTALQLGYGPTFS from the exons ATGGGTCGAGGAAAGATCGAGATCAAGAGGATCGAGAACACGACTAACCGGCAGGTGACCTTCTGCAAGCGCCGCAACGGGCTCCTCAAGAAGGCCTACGAATTGTCGGTTCTGTGCGACGCCGACGTCGCTCTCATCGTCTTCTCCAGCCGCGGCCGTCTCTACGAGTACGCCACCAACAG TGTGAAGGCAACTATCGATAGGTACAAGAAGGCATGCAATGGTACCACCAACACTGGATTTGCTTCGGAAGACAATGCTCAG taCTACCAGCAAGAAGCATCGAAACTCCGTCAGCAGATCAACAACTTACAGAGTACGAACAG GAGCCTGATGGGGGAGTCGCTCGGCTCCATGAGCTTACGGGACATGAAGCAACTCGAGACTAGATTGGAGAAAGGCATAAACAAAATCAGAAATAAGAAG AACGAGCTTTTGTTTGCTGAAATCGAgtacatgcagaaaagg GAGATGGAGCTGCAAAATGACAACATGTACCTGAGGAacaag ATTGCTGAAAACGAGAGAGCACAACAGCAGATGAGCATGCTGCCTTCAGCGAGGACCACCGAATACGAGATCATGCCTCCATATGATTCCAGGAACTTTCTGCAAGTGAACGCAGTGCAGCCTACTCAACACTACACTCACCAGCAGCGGACCGCCCTCCAGCTGGGGTATGGACCGACCTTCTCTTAG
- the LOC135596026 gene encoding VQ motif-containing protein 4-like, which produces MDRMEHHARPQETIGSSSGNYSCNDGTPPPPPAAPPASSPSPVPPPLISKPNPKPCDANPCPTTFVHADTTSFKQVVQMLTGSAETAAAAAAANPTAPKVPVAPAAKATGPKRPVFKLYERRNSLKNLKSLNPLIPTFLNSSTNSPVGAAGFSPRKQPEILSPSMLDFPSLVLSPVTPLIPDPFNRPPHPSSEAAKWAEDRAIAGKGFYLHPSPRATAETETPRLLPLFPVTSPRVSSDLSLATPQSSS; this is translated from the coding sequence ATGGATCGAATGGAGCACCATGCAAGACCCCAAGAAACCATTGGCAGTAGCAGCGGTAATTACAGCTGCAACGAtggaacaccaccaccaccaccagcagctCCGCCGGCATCGTCACCATCACCGGTTCCGCCACCTCTGATTTCCAAACCCAATCCGAAGCCTTGCGATGCGAATCCGTGCCCGACGACCTTCGTCCACGCCGACACCACCTCCTTCAAGCAAGTCGTCCAAATGCTCACGGGCTCTGCCGAGACCGCCGCCGCTGCAGCCGCCGCGAACCCCACAGCCCCGAAAGTACCGGTGGCTCCGGCAGCCAAGGCTACCGGCCCCAAAAGGCCTGTTTTTAAGCTCTACGAGCGGCGGAACAGCCTCAAAAACCTCAAGAGTCTGAACCCTCTTATTCCGACATTCCTCAACTCCAGCACCAATTCCCCTGTTGGCGCCGCCGGCTTCTCTCCCCGGAAGCAGCCGGAGATCTTGTCGCCCAGCATGCTGGACTTCCCTTCGCTCGTGCTTAGTCCGGTGACGCCTCTGATCCCCGACCCTTTCAACCGGCCGCCGCACCCGAGTTCAGAGGCTGCTAAGTGGGCGGAAGACCGGGCGATCGCCGGAAAGGGATTCTACCTGCATCCATCGCCGCGGGCCACTGCCGAAACAGAGACACCACGGCTGCTGCCGTTGTTCCCGGTGACGTCTCCCAGGGTCTCTTCTGACCTGTCTCTAGCGACACCTCAATCTTCTTCTTGA